The proteins below come from a single Candidatus Binatota bacterium genomic window:
- a CDS encoding CBS domain-containing protein, which translates to MTHGLAKLQTIDPASTVKQAVDLLNQHNIGALPVCDAGGSLVGIITERDVLRLCGSDGIAGLDTHMVSEVMTPSPLVGVPDDSVAYVMRIMTEHRIRHLPVMDGGRLVGIASIGDVVKVQLEETNAEVTYLREYVSG; encoded by the coding sequence ATGACTCACGGTCTGGCGAAACTTCAGACCATCGATCCCGCGAGTACGGTCAAGCAGGCGGTTGATCTTCTCAACCAGCACAACATTGGAGCGCTGCCTGTCTGCGACGCGGGCGGGAGCCTGGTCGGTATCATAACAGAGCGCGACGTCCTCAGGCTCTGCGGCAGCGATGGTATTGCCGGTCTCGACACGCACATGGTCAGCGAAGTCATGACACCCTCACCGCTGGTAGGTGTGCCCGACGACTCGGTGGCCTACGTTATGAGGATAATGACAGAACACCGTATCAGGCATCTACCGGTAATGGACGGTGGAAGGCTGGTGGGCATAGCCTCGATAGGCGACGTGGTGAAGGTCCAGCTCGAGGAGACCAACGCCGAAGTGACTTACTTGCGCGAGTACGTCTCCGGCTGA
- a CDS encoding DUF481 domain-containing protein, which produces MSFPTFTGIDLRAHSRGLVAALACAFMVGLLLPPDSSALILNTEKERRVEGGEGLSRRLNLSIALRSGNVDLVDFGLGLRLEKWDEHRSWLLIAGGRVAEKDNSTYVQEGQVHIRRNFRRDQRLDPEVFAQLQTNEFADLKIRALLGGGARIRLERFEHSRAWLGLGAMIESESLDVDTGSGEDSSVSALRLNTYLSLSRAVGESADFSATVFVQPRVDDPGDLRAMAELLLETRVTERISLDLSLSLEHDSRPPGDVEQTDVQLRNTLVFDW; this is translated from the coding sequence GTGAGCTTCCCTACGTTTACAGGTATCGACCTACGCGCACACTCTCGCGGCCTCGTGGCCGCGCTTGCCTGCGCGTTCATGGTGGGCCTGTTACTGCCGCCCGACTCGTCTGCGCTCATCCTCAACACCGAGAAGGAGCGGCGGGTCGAAGGCGGCGAGGGACTTAGTCGCAGGCTGAACCTGAGCATTGCGCTGCGCTCGGGTAACGTGGACCTGGTCGATTTCGGCCTGGGCCTGAGGCTCGAAAAGTGGGACGAGCATCGTTCCTGGTTGCTCATCGCCGGCGGCCGGGTGGCCGAGAAAGACAACAGTACCTACGTGCAGGAAGGGCAGGTCCACATTCGCCGCAACTTCCGGCGCGACCAGCGGCTGGACCCCGAGGTCTTTGCGCAGCTGCAGACCAACGAGTTTGCCGATCTCAAAATTCGCGCCCTCCTGGGTGGCGGTGCGAGGATACGGCTGGAGCGTTTCGAGCACAGCAGGGCCTGGTTGGGGCTCGGCGCGATGATTGAAAGCGAGTCGCTGGACGTTGATACCGGCTCCGGTGAAGATTCCTCGGTGTCAGCCTTGCGGCTCAACACTTACCTGTCCTTGTCGCGCGCCGTGGGCGAGAGCGCGGACTTTTCTGCCACGGTCTTCGTGCAACCGCGCGTTGACGATCCCGGTGACCTGCGCGCGATGGCCGAACTCCTGCTCGAGACGCGGGTTACCGAGCGCATCAGCCTGGACCTCTCGCTGTCACTTGAGCACGACAGCCGGCCTCCGGGTGACGTGGAGCAGACCGACGTCCAGCTGCGCAACACGCTGGTGTTTGACTGGTAG
- the hemE gene encoding uroporphyrinogen decarboxylase, with protein sequence MSASSDQAGKAGKDGANRSTAEGFGGLRVVFFESRLAAECGTLVEKSGGIAISAPAMREVELSDNGPATSFASQLLAGRVDAVVFLTGVGTRHLFAAMETVHQRDELVAALKKTTVVVRGPKPLRALGELGVRVDLRAEEPNTWQEVLAAFDANQSTFSLEGKTVAVQEYGADSPQLASGLAERGATPLSVAVYRWATPENTRPLLDGLREIISGTADVLLFTSSMQARNVIEIASAAGIVDHLRQSLKEVVVASIGPVCSQTLEELEIPVDVQPARGKLGALVKVAAEQALPLLEQRRRQAVPGPPPTAGRREFASDDPEQSLFMRACRREPVERVPVWLMRQAGRYMREYRELRARTPFMDLCKNPELSAEVAVTAAARLGVDAAILFSDILLIVEPMGLGLTYSRGDGPRLQHVVRDASDVDRLLEVDPDESLPFVMDAIRHTRSELPPGLPLIGFSGAPFTLASYIIEGGGSRNYTHTKRLMHSDRGAWDAMMELISRSVARYLSAQVEAGVQAVQLFDSWVGCLSPDEYREFVLPHTRSVFDSLPPSTPSLHFGTGTSALLDLQVEAGGSVLGIDHRSDLAEASRRFSDLALQGNMDPAILFAGPEAVRSACRDVLTAVGDRDGFIFNLGHGVLPGTPVDNVIALIDAVHEFGLRD encoded by the coding sequence ATTTCGGCTTCCAGCGACCAGGCCGGTAAGGCCGGTAAGGACGGTGCGAACCGTTCGACTGCAGAAGGCTTTGGCGGCCTGCGGGTGGTCTTCTTCGAATCCCGCCTCGCTGCCGAGTGCGGAACACTGGTCGAAAAATCGGGAGGCATCGCTATCAGCGCGCCAGCGATGCGCGAAGTCGAACTCAGCGACAACGGGCCGGCCACAAGCTTTGCAAGCCAGCTGCTCGCCGGCCGCGTGGACGCGGTAGTCTTCCTGACCGGTGTCGGCACCCGGCATCTCTTTGCAGCCATGGAGACAGTGCACCAACGCGACGAGCTCGTGGCCGCACTGAAAAAAACCACGGTGGTAGTGCGCGGCCCTAAACCACTCAGGGCGCTGGGTGAACTCGGTGTCCGGGTGGACCTTCGCGCTGAAGAACCCAACACCTGGCAGGAAGTGCTCGCGGCCTTCGACGCAAACCAGTCAACGTTTTCCCTCGAAGGCAAGACCGTTGCCGTGCAGGAGTACGGCGCCGACAGCCCCCAGCTCGCCAGTGGACTGGCCGAGCGCGGGGCCACGCCCTTGAGCGTAGCGGTGTACCGCTGGGCGACGCCGGAGAACACGAGACCGCTGCTCGACGGGCTGCGCGAAATCATCTCGGGCACGGCCGACGTGTTGCTGTTCACCAGTTCGATGCAGGCCCGTAACGTTATCGAAATCGCTTCGGCTGCCGGCATCGTTGACCACCTGCGCCAGTCACTCAAAGAAGTAGTAGTCGCGTCGATCGGCCCGGTTTGCAGCCAGACACTCGAAGAACTGGAGATCCCCGTCGATGTGCAACCCGCGCGCGGCAAGCTGGGCGCCCTGGTAAAGGTGGCAGCCGAACAGGCACTACCGCTGCTCGAGCAACGCCGACGCCAGGCCGTACCCGGCCCACCGCCGACGGCCGGCCGCCGGGAATTCGCGAGCGACGATCCCGAACAGAGTCTCTTCATGCGAGCCTGCAGAAGAGAACCCGTGGAACGCGTACCGGTATGGTTGATGAGGCAGGCCGGTCGCTACATGCGCGAGTACCGCGAGCTGCGCGCGAGAACCCCGTTCATGGACCTGTGCAAGAACCCCGAGCTATCGGCCGAGGTAGCGGTCACCGCCGCAGCGAGGCTCGGAGTAGACGCAGCCATACTGTTTTCAGACATCCTGTTGATCGTCGAGCCCATGGGACTGGGCCTGACCTACAGCCGGGGTGACGGCCCGCGCCTGCAGCACGTGGTCCGAGATGCTTCCGACGTAGATCGGCTGCTGGAGGTCGACCCCGACGAGTCGCTGCCTTTCGTAATGGACGCGATCAGGCACACGCGCAGTGAGTTACCCCCGGGCTTGCCTTTGATCGGCTTCAGCGGTGCGCCGTTCACCCTGGCCTCCTACATCATAGAGGGCGGCGGCTCGCGCAACTACACGCACACAAAGCGCCTGATGCACAGCGACCGGGGCGCCTGGGACGCCATGATGGAGCTTATCTCGCGCTCAGTAGCGCGCTATCTCTCCGCCCAGGTCGAGGCCGGTGTCCAGGCCGTGCAATTGTTCGACAGCTGGGTGGGCTGCCTGTCGCCCGACGAGTACCGCGAATTCGTGCTGCCCCACACACGCTCGGTGTTCGACTCACTGCCGCCGTCGACCCCCAGCTTACACTTCGGCACCGGCACCTCGGCCCTGCTCGACCTGCAGGTCGAGGCTGGTGGAAGCGTGCTGGGCATAGACCATCGCAGCGACCTCGCCGAGGCTTCGCGGCGCTTCAGCGACCTCGCACTGCAGGGCAACATGGACCCGGCCATCCTCTTCGCCGGACCCGAAGCCGTGCGCAGCGCATGCCGCGACGTGCTGACGGCAGTGGGCGATCGCGATGGCTTCATTTTCAACCTCGGGCACGGAGTACTGCCGGGCACACCGGTAGACAACGTCATCGCGCTGATCGACGCGGTGCACGAATTCGGACTGCGCGACTGA
- a CDS encoding thioredoxin domain-containing protein: MPAGYAPRTHHLGEDGSPEFSNRLSMEGSPYLIQHAHNPVDWYPWGDEAFEAAHRLGRPVLLSVGYSTCHWCHVMERESFEDLEIAAFINSHFVAIKVDREERPDVDAVYMDAVHALAGRGGWPMTVMLTPDREPFFAGTYFPARDGDRGARRGFLSILKTLSDNYADNPDAVVEQAARLTSRLQAAARAAAPVGVPGDEMLEKAVQSLTASFDQQWGGFGRAPKFPRSVMLDMLLRYHRRSGDERALEMVVITLERMLQGGVYDQVGGGFHRYSTDARWLVPHFEKMLYDNALIASTLVEAWQVSGRDDFARVAREILDYVLREMTDEAGGFYSATDADSPAPGGHEEEGLYFTWTPGELDEALGKDEGEFARNYWGVTEGGNFEGRSILYVDRNAAAVDRERLDAIRARLYELRADRQPPGLDDKVLTAWNGLMISALAKAGRALGEPRYVDAAVRAGEFLVSQLRYGNRLRRSWKSGKARHDGVLDDYAFLVAALLDLYETDYDRRWLELALELQGGADEEFLDETAGGYFLSPASGENLLVRKKPSYDGARPSGNSVMISNLMRLYEFTTDERWKERAERTLGAFATALGRYPAGSPRMLSALDYYLDSPKEVILVRSADDDDLGPFTAVLSRTYLPNCIVAAVTEGEQARELAGLVPLVGEKTAIEGKVTAYVCENRVCKFPTTDPEKFAELISTVKNYQ; encoded by the coding sequence ATGCCGGCCGGCTACGCGCCGCGTACCCACCACCTGGGGGAGGACGGTTCGCCTGAATTCAGTAATCGCCTATCCATGGAGGGCAGCCCCTACCTGATCCAGCACGCCCACAACCCGGTGGACTGGTACCCCTGGGGCGATGAGGCGTTCGAGGCTGCGCATCGCCTGGGTCGGCCGGTGTTGCTCAGCGTTGGCTACTCGACCTGCCACTGGTGCCACGTCATGGAGCGCGAGTCCTTTGAAGATCTCGAGATCGCGGCTTTCATTAATTCGCATTTCGTCGCCATAAAAGTTGATCGTGAAGAACGGCCAGACGTTGACGCGGTGTACATGGACGCGGTGCACGCACTGGCCGGGCGCGGCGGTTGGCCGATGACCGTAATGCTGACACCGGATCGCGAGCCATTTTTTGCCGGAACATACTTTCCCGCGCGCGACGGTGACCGAGGTGCTCGTCGCGGCTTTCTCAGCATTTTAAAAACACTTTCGGATAACTACGCCGACAATCCCGATGCTGTCGTAGAGCAGGCGGCCCGGTTGACCTCACGGCTCCAGGCCGCCGCCCGTGCCGCGGCCCCGGTGGGAGTACCGGGTGACGAGATGTTGGAGAAAGCAGTTCAGTCTCTGACGGCTTCCTTCGACCAACAGTGGGGAGGTTTTGGCCGCGCGCCGAAGTTCCCGCGTAGCGTGATGCTCGACATGCTGCTGCGTTACCACCGTCGCAGCGGCGACGAGCGCGCCCTGGAGATGGTGGTCATCACCCTTGAGCGTATGTTGCAGGGCGGCGTGTATGACCAGGTGGGTGGCGGATTTCATCGCTACTCCACCGATGCGCGCTGGCTGGTGCCGCACTTTGAGAAGATGCTCTACGACAACGCGCTAATCGCGTCGACGCTGGTGGAGGCCTGGCAGGTCAGTGGCCGCGATGATTTTGCCCGGGTGGCCCGCGAGATACTCGACTACGTGTTGCGCGAGATGACCGACGAGGCTGGCGGGTTTTACTCGGCCACCGACGCCGACAGCCCGGCGCCCGGTGGTCACGAAGAAGAAGGGTTGTACTTCACCTGGACACCGGGCGAGCTAGACGAGGCACTGGGAAAAGACGAAGGCGAATTTGCCCGCAACTATTGGGGCGTTACCGAGGGCGGTAATTTTGAAGGCCGAAGCATTCTCTACGTTGATCGTAACGCGGCTGCGGTCGACCGCGAACGGCTCGACGCCATACGCGCGCGGCTGTACGAGCTGCGCGCCGACAGGCAGCCACCGGGCCTGGACGACAAGGTGCTCACGGCCTGGAACGGACTCATGATCTCGGCGCTGGCCAAGGCCGGGCGTGCCCTGGGCGAACCGCGTTACGTCGATGCGGCCGTCAGGGCCGGTGAGTTCCTGGTGTCGCAGCTGCGCTACGGTAACCGCCTGCGGCGTTCATGGAAATCGGGCAAGGCGCGGCACGACGGCGTGCTTGACGACTACGCCTTCCTGGTGGCAGCCCTGCTCGATCTCTACGAAACCGACTACGACCGGCGCTGGTTGGAGCTGGCGCTCGAGCTGCAGGGTGGCGCCGACGAGGAGTTCCTCGACGAGACCGCGGGAGGCTATTTCCTGTCGCCGGCGAGCGGAGAGAACCTGCTGGTGCGCAAGAAGCCATCTTACGACGGCGCACGTCCCTCGGGTAATTCGGTCATGATATCGAACCTCATGCGCCTGTATGAGTTCACGACCGACGAGCGGTGGAAAGAACGCGCCGAGCGCACGCTGGGCGCGTTTGCCACGGCCTTGGGGCGCTATCCGGCTGGTAGTCCCCGCATGCTGTCGGCACTGGACTACTATCTCGACAGTCCAAAGGAGGTCATCCTCGTGCGCTCGGCTGACGACGATGATCTCGGCCCCTTCACCGCGGTGCTCAGCCGCACTTACCTGCCCAACTGCATCGTCGCAGCCGTCACCGAGGGGGAGCAGGCGCGCGAGCTTGCAGGACTAGTGCCTCTGGTAGGAGAGAAGACGGCGATCGAGGGCAAGGTGACGGCTTACGTCTGTGAGAACCGGGTGTGCAAGTTTCCGACGACCGACCCGGAGAAGTTTGCCGAACTGATTTCCACGGTCAAAAATTACCAGTAG